In a single window of the Niabella ginsenosidivorans genome:
- a CDS encoding APC family permease, whose protein sequence is MAEKVTFKQSLNLFDGTMIVAGSMIGSGIFIVAADMTRQVGSAGWLIALWVITGVMTVFAAVTYGELSAMFPKAGGQYVYLKEAYNPLLGFLYGWSFFAVIQTGTIAAVGVAFSKFAGYFIPALTMDERNLLFQLGPVKLFPAQLVSIALIIFLTFMNTRGVKEGKIIQTIFTVVKLFSLFGLIVFGLLLAAKADVWSTNWATGFNMKFTTPVTDASGAKGWSAFQEPVTLMVALGLISGAMVGSVFSSVAWENVTFIGSEIKNPKRNVGLSLFLGTLIVTVVYVLINIMYLFVLPLLPSASAGTVAYPTEVAAPNIAFAVQDRVATAAAFNIFGGYGAAIIAVMIMISTFGCNNGLILSGARVYYTMAKDHLFIPRAGTLNKNAVPQWALWAQCIWASLLCLSGQYGLLLDYVVFITVVFYILTIVGVFVLRKKRPDAERPYKAFGYPIIPIIYLLMAGTLGVGLLYAKTKTSLFGLIIVFIGIPIYYYYAKKMKHASQAATNAV, encoded by the coding sequence ATGGCTGAGAAAGTTACATTTAAACAATCGCTCAACTTATTTGACGGAACAATGATCGTAGCCGGGTCTATGATCGGGTCCGGTATCTTTATTGTTGCTGCAGATATGACGCGCCAGGTAGGCTCAGCAGGCTGGCTGATTGCCTTATGGGTGATTACGGGTGTAATGACCGTTTTTGCAGCAGTAACCTACGGAGAGCTCTCAGCTATGTTTCCCAAGGCTGGCGGCCAGTATGTGTATTTAAAAGAGGCTTATAACCCGCTGCTGGGCTTTCTGTATGGCTGGAGTTTTTTTGCTGTAATACAAACGGGTACCATTGCCGCGGTGGGTGTTGCGTTCAGTAAATTTGCAGGTTATTTTATTCCCGCGCTCACTATGGACGAAAGAAATCTTTTGTTTCAGTTGGGCCCGGTAAAATTGTTTCCCGCCCAGTTGGTTTCCATTGCACTGATTATCTTTCTTACATTTATGAATACCCGTGGTGTTAAGGAGGGAAAGATCATACAAACTATTTTTACAGTGGTAAAATTGTTCTCCCTGTTCGGGTTAATTGTTTTCGGATTGCTGCTGGCTGCCAAGGCAGATGTCTGGAGCACGAACTGGGCTACCGGCTTTAATATGAAATTTACAACACCTGTAACAGATGCTTCCGGTGCCAAAGGCTGGTCTGCTTTCCAGGAACCGGTCACCCTGATGGTGGCTTTGGGCCTCATCAGCGGGGCAATGGTAGGATCCGTATTCAGCAGCGTGGCATGGGAAAATGTTACTTTCATCGGCAGCGAAATAAAGAACCCCAAAAGGAATGTCGGGCTTAGCCTGTTTTTGGGGACGCTGATCGTTACGGTGGTATATGTGCTGATCAACATCATGTACCTGTTTGTATTGCCTTTGCTTCCGTCAGCATCAGCAGGAACGGTTGCCTATCCCACAGAAGTGGCCGCCCCCAATATTGCCTTTGCCGTGCAGGACAGGGTAGCAACGGCTGCAGCTTTCAATATTTTTGGAGGCTATGGTGCCGCCATTATTGCCGTGATGATCATGATCTCCACTTTTGGCTGTAATAATGGCCTCATTTTATCCGGCGCCCGCGTTTATTATACAATGGCAAAAGATCATTTATTTATACCCCGGGCCGGTACCTTAAACAAGAACGCCGTGCCGCAATGGGCCCTGTGGGCGCAATGCATCTGGGCCAGCCTGCTCTGCTTGAGTGGACAATACGGCCTGTTACTGGACTATGTGGTGTTCATTACTGTGGTGTTTTACATATTAACGATTGTTGGTGTATTTGTGCTGCGGAAAAAACGCCCGGATGCGGAACGACCCTATAAGGCTTTCGGATATCCCATAATACCTATTATTTATTTATTGATGGCGGGAACCCTGGGTGTGGGGTTGCTTTATGCAAAAACAAAAACTTCTTTGTTCGGCCTGATTATTGTATTTATCGGCATACCTATTTATTATTATTATGCGAAGAAAATGAAACATGCTTCACAAGCAGCAACTAATGCAGTATAA
- a CDS encoding cupin domain-containing protein: protein MPAKNKVVSGEQPLYAYTWGPGCRAAVLSADHLSVKQETIPAGSGEQLHYHNRAVQFFYILKGTATFEIDQVSFQLQQREGIEIQAGQKHRICNEHEELLEFIVYSQPSTEKDRVNL from the coding sequence ATGCCAGCCAAAAATAAGGTTGTAAGCGGGGAACAGCCGCTTTATGCTTATACATGGGGCCCGGGATGCAGAGCGGCTGTGTTATCTGCCGATCATTTATCCGTAAAACAGGAAACAATTCCTGCGGGAAGTGGTGAACAGCTTCATTATCACAATAGGGCGGTCCAGTTTTTTTATATATTGAAAGGAACTGCCACGTTCGAGATTGACCAGGTATCTTTTCAGCTTCAGCAACGGGAAGGGATAGAGATACAGGCGGGACAAAAGCACAGGATCTGTAATGAGCATGAGGAATTACTGGAATTTATTGTATATTCCCAACCTTCAACAGAGAAGGATCGTGTAAATTTGTAA
- a CDS encoding UbiA prenyltransferase family protein has product MISKGRNVFDFLVFSNLFIAFCAVAMCICTVASFHLGKLPVHFVAFIFFSTLASYSIHWYLTNADVEVTATRTSWLKHHKEVHAAFFIISAIGTGIFLLQLAGYWRYIIPAVGLTLMYTAPKFPHPVFKRLEKYILGKTFLLAAMWTYVTAVLPFFIVHADWKASFYIYIFNRFTLLFAICILFDIRDRQFDKQTGVKSLVTILPLNKIKILFIVFIVLNLFSSGILYIYNQSITDLIFLAAPGLFTYFLYPLAIKSKNDYLFYFILDGLMALTAVLYFMKNVFDTYIQ; this is encoded by the coding sequence ATGATCAGCAAAGGACGCAATGTTTTTGATTTCCTTGTTTTCAGCAATCTCTTTATTGCCTTTTGTGCAGTAGCAATGTGCATCTGTACGGTTGCTTCATTCCATCTTGGTAAACTGCCGGTCCATTTTGTAGCTTTTATATTTTTTTCTACACTGGCCAGCTACAGCATCCACTGGTACCTGACCAATGCCGATGTGGAAGTTACCGCTACCCGCACCAGCTGGCTGAAGCATCACAAAGAAGTGCATGCTGCCTTTTTCATCATCAGCGCCATTGGAACAGGTATTTTCCTGCTGCAACTGGCGGGTTACTGGCGCTACATTATTCCTGCCGTTGGCTTAACACTCATGTATACTGCTCCAAAATTTCCGCATCCTGTTTTTAAAAGGCTGGAAAAATACATATTGGGCAAAACCTTCCTGCTGGCAGCCATGTGGACCTATGTAACCGCCGTGCTGCCCTTTTTTATTGTACATGCAGACTGGAAGGCTTCCTTTTATATCTATATCTTTAACCGGTTTACGCTGCTGTTTGCCATCTGTATCTTATTTGACATCAGGGATCGCCAGTTCGACAAACAAACAGGTGTTAAAAGCCTGGTGACCATCTTACCCTTGAACAAAATAAAAATTCTTTTCATTGTTTTTATTGTGCTGAACCTTTTCAGCTCGGGAATATTATATATTTATAATCAATCAATTACAGACCTTATCTTTCTTGCTGCGCCTGGTTTGTTTACCTACTTTTTATACCCGCTTGCGATAAAATCCAAGAATGATTACCTTTTTTATTTTATTTTAGACGGCCTGATGGCGCTTACTGCTGTTTTGTATTTTATGAAAAATGTTTTTGACACATATATACAATAA
- a CDS encoding pyridoxine 5'-phosphate synthase, translated as MTKLSVNINKIATLRNARGGNNPDLIKMALDAEAFGADGITVHPRPDERHIRYKDVRDLKPLLTTEFNIEGNCREQKFIDLVLEVKPHQVTLVPDATGQLTSDHGWDTIQYKDYLTDIIRTFKKAGIRVSIFVDPDEKMVEGAAVTGTDRIELYTESYARNFLSDKEKAIAPFVKAAEHARELGLGLNAGHDLDLKNLNYFSSQIPWLDEVSIGHAIICDALYLGFENTIQLYKRQLAMQGDVQSVIINS; from the coding sequence ATGACAAAATTATCAGTAAATATTAATAAGATTGCTACCTTACGCAATGCGCGTGGCGGTAATAATCCGGATCTGATAAAAATGGCGCTGGACGCGGAGGCTTTTGGAGCTGATGGCATTACGGTGCACCCCCGGCCTGATGAACGCCATATCCGGTATAAGGATGTCCGCGACCTGAAGCCCCTGCTGACCACAGAATTCAATATAGAAGGCAATTGCAGGGAACAGAAATTTATCGACCTCGTTCTGGAAGTAAAGCCCCACCAGGTAACCCTGGTGCCTGATGCCACCGGCCAGTTAACCTCTGACCACGGCTGGGACACTATTCAATACAAAGATTATTTAACGGACATCATCAGGACATTTAAGAAGGCTGGAATACGGGTTTCCATCTTTGTAGACCCCGACGAAAAAATGGTTGAAGGAGCTGCTGTAACCGGAACAGACCGTATTGAGCTTTATACGGAGTCTTATGCCAGGAACTTTTTATCGGATAAAGAAAAGGCAATTGCTCCTTTTGTAAAAGCCGCTGAACATGCCAGGGAACTGGGACTGGGACTAAATGCCGGGCATGACCTCGACTTAAAGAATCTGAATTATTTTAGCAGCCAAATCCCGTGGCTCGATGAAGTTAGCATTGGACATGCAATCATCTGTGATGCGCTTTACCTGGGTTTTGAAAACACCATCCAGTTGTACAAAAGGCAACTGGCTATGCAGGGAGATGTGCAATCTGTAATCATTAATAGCTGA
- the mgrA gene encoding L-glyceraldehyde 3-phosphate reductase, translating to MKFNPSRYKEMEYRRCGVSGIKLPAISLGLWHNFGDVDDEKTYRKIIHTAFDAGITHFDLANNYGPPPGSAETNFGKILHSDLKKHRDELIISSKAGYTMWDGPYGDWGSKKYLVASLDQSLRRMQLDYVDIFYHHRPDPETPLEETMTALDLIVRQGKALYAGISNYPEKEAAKAFKILKKLGTPCLIHQPKYSMFERWVEGGLLDLLEKEGVGCIPFSPLAQGLLSNKYLKGIPKNSRAAKKHGFLQKSAITPEKLEQIKALNELAEKRGQSLAQMALAWLLKDKRITSVLVGASSSDQLLDSLKCLQHKNFSRDELLHIEQILNSGK from the coding sequence ATGAAATTCAATCCATCAAGATATAAGGAAATGGAATACCGCCGTTGCGGCGTTTCAGGAATAAAGTTGCCCGCCATCTCGCTGGGCCTCTGGCACAACTTCGGGGATGTGGATGATGAGAAAACCTACCGGAAAATAATACATACGGCTTTTGATGCAGGGATCACGCATTTTGACCTGGCCAATAACTACGGACCTCCTCCCGGCTCTGCGGAAACCAATTTTGGAAAGATCCTGCACAGTGATCTTAAAAAGCACCGTGATGAGCTGATCATTTCGTCAAAGGCCGGCTATACCATGTGGGACGGGCCTTATGGCGACTGGGGGTCAAAAAAATACCTGGTTGCCAGCCTGGATCAGAGCCTCCGGCGGATGCAGCTGGACTATGTAGATATCTTTTATCACCATCGTCCTGATCCTGAAACACCGCTGGAAGAAACAATGACGGCACTGGACCTTATTGTTCGGCAGGGAAAAGCCTTATATGCGGGAATTTCCAACTACCCGGAAAAGGAGGCGGCGAAAGCATTTAAAATCCTAAAAAAACTGGGTACTCCCTGTTTAATCCATCAGCCCAAATACTCTATGTTTGAGCGTTGGGTGGAGGGGGGGCTGCTGGATCTGCTGGAGAAGGAAGGAGTTGGATGCATCCCTTTTTCCCCGCTGGCCCAGGGCTTATTAAGCAATAAATACCTGAAAGGGATTCCCAAAAACTCAAGGGCTGCTAAAAAGCACGGCTTTCTTCAAAAGTCGGCAATTACGCCTGAGAAGCTGGAACAGATAAAGGCATTAAATGAACTGGCGGAAAAACGTGGGCAAAGCCTGGCACAGATGGCGCTTGCCTGGTTATTAAAGGATAAAAGAATCACATCTGTGCTGGTGGGTGCCAGCAGCAGTGATCAGTTGCTCGATTCCTTAAAATGTTTGCAGCACAAAAACTTTTCCAGAGATGAGTTGTTGCATATAGAACAGATCCTGAATAGCGGAAAATAG
- a CDS encoding ArsR/SmtB family transcription factor produces MVVFIFVQLNGCIMIERRDVYQAIADPTRRMIIQKLSGGPLNISQIVENSGITRQGIAKHLKVLNECGMIALTQKGREQVCEARLEQLDEVVDWVNASRKLWNQRFKKLDKFLAETKKQ; encoded by the coding sequence ATGGTTGTATTTATATTTGTGCAACTAAATGGTTGTATTATGATAGAAAGGCGTGACGTTTATCAAGCAATTGCAGACCCTACCAGAAGAATGATTATACAGAAGCTATCGGGTGGGCCATTAAATATAAGCCAAATCGTAGAGAACTCGGGGATTACCAGACAGGGAATTGCTAAGCATCTAAAAGTTCTAAATGAATGCGGAATGATTGCTCTCACTCAAAAAGGGAGAGAACAAGTTTGTGAAGCTCGGCTGGAACAATTAGATGAGGTAGTTGATTGGGTAAACGCATCCCGTAAGCTGTGGAACCAACGCTTTAAAAAATTGGACAAATTTTTAGCTGAAACAAAAAAACAATAG
- a CDS encoding nuclear transport factor 2 family protein, translating to MKKSTKHNVILIAILLGTMIVTACRENLNDISRNKKTVLDYMDGFNAGDHQKILSCLTDDVVWEMPGVYYHSGKVAFDKEIENDAFEGKPTIKVIRMVEELDIVIAEGTVQGKRKGGGAFNAFFCDVFHMNNGKIKKLSSYLMFSRP from the coding sequence ATGAAAAAATCAACTAAACATAACGTTATTTTAATAGCTATACTGTTGGGAACAATGATAGTGACTGCCTGTAGGGAAAATCTCAATGATATCAGCCGAAATAAAAAAACGGTGTTGGATTATATGGATGGGTTTAACGCAGGTGACCATCAAAAAATATTGTCGTGTTTAACAGATGATGTTGTATGGGAAATGCCGGGAGTTTATTATCATTCCGGCAAAGTAGCATTTGATAAGGAAATAGAAAATGACGCATTTGAAGGTAAGCCCACTATAAAAGTTATCCGTATGGTTGAAGAACTGGACATTGTTATCGCAGAAGGCACTGTACAAGGAAAAAGAAAAGGCGGTGGTGCATTTAATGCTTTTTTCTGTGATGTTTTCCATATGAACAACGGTAAAATTAAAAAGCTAAGTAGTTATTTGATGTTTTCCAGGCCATAA
- a CDS encoding antitoxin Xre-like helix-turn-helix domain-containing protein, with amino-acid sequence MVSDFEAIYEIRREVSKRAPDVKDFTFTKFKKIADKSPFTLNEWADLLYINERTLHRYAKDGSGFNGLQIERILLLETLIDIGNDFFGKEGFRQWINSRPFSLNGASVKEQLTTHTGIEDVIALLHRLEHGISA; translated from the coding sequence ATGGTTTCAGATTTTGAAGCCATATACGAAATCCGCCGGGAAGTTTCCAAAAGAGCACCGGATGTAAAGGATTTTACATTCACAAAATTTAAAAAAATTGCAGATAAAAGCCCCTTTACATTAAATGAATGGGCCGATCTGCTTTATATCAATGAACGCACTTTGCACCGCTATGCAAAGGATGGAAGCGGTTTTAATGGTCTTCAGATTGAACGGATCCTTTTACTAGAAACGCTCATAGACATTGGAAATGACTTTTTTGGTAAAGAGGGATTCCGTCAGTGGATAAACAGCCGGCCTTTTTCTTTAAATGGTGCATCAGTAAAAGAGCAGCTTACAACACATACCGGGATAGAGGATGTCATTGCTTTACTTCATCGTCTTGAACACGGAATTTCTGCCTGA
- a CDS encoding long-chain-fatty-acid--protein ligase — MNELRDRIFSVDEQSFEAVAKELFLFQCENNALYRSYADRIGCNVLAVNHLADIPFLPVSFFKTHKVTTTRFEPDVIFESSGTTGTINSKHLVKDAGIYVESFRKAFTRFYGPVKDFCVLGLLPSYLERGHSSLIFMVNDLIRESGHPQSGFYLNNFEELSRTLDAVEAAGQKTLLIGVTYALIDFAARFPKQLQHTLIMETGGMKGRRRELIRAEVHDLLKSGLGVSRIHSEYGMTELLSQAYSKENGLFNTPPWMKVVLREEEDPLSVLTAPARGVLNIIDLANIYSCSFIATDDLGVVHPDGSFEILGRRDNSDIRGCSLLAL, encoded by the coding sequence ATGAACGAGCTCAGGGACCGGATATTTTCAGTTGATGAACAAAGCTTTGAAGCAGTGGCAAAGGAACTGTTTCTTTTTCAATGTGAAAATAATGCCCTGTACCGGAGCTATGCAGATAGGATTGGCTGCAATGTTTTAGCAGTGAACCATCTTGCTGATATTCCTTTTCTGCCGGTCAGCTTTTTTAAAACGCACAAGGTTACCACAACCCGGTTTGAGCCGGATGTCATTTTTGAAAGCAGCGGAACCACCGGAACCATTAACAGTAAGCACCTGGTGAAGGACGCCGGTATATATGTGGAAAGTTTCAGGAAGGCGTTTACCCGGTTCTATGGCCCGGTAAAAGACTTTTGTGTGCTGGGGCTGTTGCCCTCTTACCTGGAAAGGGGGCATTCTTCCCTGATTTTTATGGTCAATGACCTGATCAGGGAAAGCGGCCACCCGCAAAGCGGATTTTACCTGAATAATTTTGAGGAGCTTTCCCGTACCCTGGATGCCGTGGAGGCTGCAGGACAAAAAACGCTGCTGATAGGGGTTACCTATGCCCTGATCGATTTTGCTGCCCGGTTTCCCAAACAGCTGCAGCACACCCTGATTATGGAAACCGGTGGCATGAAAGGCCGGAGGCGGGAACTGATCCGCGCAGAAGTGCACGATTTATTAAAGAGTGGGTTAGGCGTTTCCCGGATTCATTCTGAATATGGGATGACGGAGCTGCTTTCCCAGGCCTATTCAAAAGAAAACGGCCTTTTTAATACTCCTCCATGGATGAAAGTGGTTTTAAGGGAGGAAGAAGATCCGCTATCCGTTCTGACCGCGCCGGCACGCGGCGTTCTGAATATTATAGACCTGGCTAATATTTATTCCTGCAGCTTTATTGCAACAGATGACCTGGGGGTGGTTCACCCTGATGGCTCTTTTGAAATACTGGGCAGGAGGGATAACAGCGATATAAGGGGATGCAGCCTGCTGGCGCTTTAA
- a CDS encoding 5'-nucleotidase, lipoprotein e(P4) family, protein MKRALLLLLLTAGGACTATKTTVKNPEQSHLVIDGKLWGSLFQQKAAEYAALCYQAYNTARTSLDKILQDSSSRPLAIVTDIDETFLDNSPYAVSRALQGLDYENKTWHEWTAKGVATPLAGSLDFFNYAAARNVTVFYITNRDEQERAGTLANLKKFNFPFADNEHLILMKDISSKESRRQAVAEKYNIVLFLGDNLADFSALWDKRSTEERLQHVKEHAADFGTRYIVLPNITYGGWEDAIYGNKHTLTPAQKDSAVKANLTDD, encoded by the coding sequence ATGAAAAGAGCGTTGTTATTATTGCTTTTAACAGCAGGTGGTGCCTGCACTGCTACAAAGACTACTGTAAAAAATCCGGAACAATCCCACCTTGTTATTGATGGTAAATTATGGGGATCGCTGTTTCAGCAGAAGGCCGCAGAATACGCGGCACTTTGTTACCAGGCTTATAATACCGCCCGTACCAGTCTTGATAAAATACTGCAGGACAGCTCATCCAGGCCTTTGGCAATCGTAACCGATATTGACGAAACCTTTCTGGATAACAGTCCCTATGCCGTTTCCCGTGCTTTGCAGGGGCTTGATTATGAAAATAAAACATGGCATGAGTGGACTGCCAAAGGTGTGGCTACGCCTTTGGCCGGCAGCCTCGATTTTTTTAATTATGCTGCAGCCAGAAATGTAACCGTTTTTTACATTACTAACAGGGATGAGCAGGAGCGGGCAGGCACACTGGCCAATCTTAAAAAATTCAACTTTCCTTTTGCAGACAATGAGCACCTCATACTGATGAAAGACATCAGCTCAAAAGAAAGCCGCCGCCAGGCTGTTGCTGAAAAATACAATATAGTACTATTCTTAGGCGATAACCTTGCTGACTTCAGCGCACTATGGGACAAAAGATCAACGGAAGAGCGCCTGCAGCATGTAAAAGAGCATGCAGCAGATTTTGGTACCCGCTATATTGTACTGCCCAACATTACCTATGGCGGCTGGGAAGATGCGATCTATGGCAATAAGCATACGTTAACCCCTGCACAGAAGGACTCGGCTGTAAAAGCAAACCTTACGGACGATTAG
- a CDS encoding RES family NAD+ phosphorylase, whose translation MVYRLVNAPYREDISGFGAFLFGGRWNSKGVYALYTFEHISLAALEIVVNFDRGLYSLRMNYYLLTIEVPESPGVQVQPAILKDKWVEDMEYTQFMGDQFLLHRSHLMMRVPSAIIPEESDVLLNPQHPDFKKVKITASRPYGLDNRYLDSGL comes from the coding sequence TTGGTTTATCGCCTGGTAAACGCTCCCTACAGGGAAGATATTTCCGGCTTTGGCGCTTTTTTATTTGGAGGTCGCTGGAATTCAAAAGGAGTATATGCGCTTTATACTTTTGAACACATTTCATTGGCTGCACTGGAGATTGTTGTAAATTTTGACCGTGGTTTGTACAGTCTACGGATGAACTACTACCTGTTAACCATTGAAGTGCCCGAAAGCCCCGGGGTGCAGGTTCAACCAGCTATTCTAAAGGATAAATGGGTGGAGGATATGGAATATACCCAGTTTATGGGCGACCAGTTTCTGCTGCACCGTTCCCACTTAATGATGCGGGTACCTTCCGCAATAATTCCGGAAGAGTCTGATGTTTTACTAAACCCGCAACATCCCGATTTCAAAAAAGTAAAGATAACAGCATCCAGGCCGTATGGGCTGGATAACCGGTATTTGGATAGCGGGTTATAA
- the argC gene encoding N-acetyl-gamma-glutamyl-phosphate reductase: MSIKAGIIGGAGYTGGELIRILINHPSVHISFIHSRSNAGKPVTDVHSDLIGDTSLEFTSEIAQDIDVLFLCLGHGESTKFLRETSINPSIKIIDLANDFRLRKDRKQPELNREFVYGLPELNREAIKTASNIANPGCFATTIQLGLLPLANTGVLKEIYTTGITGSTGAGQKLAATSHFSWRANNIQAYKTLTHQHLGEIGESLDQLQPGTEIELSFVPWRGDFTRGIFISSTVTTDLSLDELYVIFEDFYKEHPFTTVSRAPIFLKQVVNTNKAVIQLEKVGTKLVIHSAADNLLKGASGQAVQNMNLLFGLDERTGLNLKPAAF; this comes from the coding sequence ATGAGCATAAAAGCTGGAATTATTGGCGGGGCCGGCTATACCGGTGGCGAGTTAATACGGATACTGATCAATCACCCGTCTGTGCATATTTCATTTATCCATAGCCGGAGCAATGCAGGTAAGCCGGTTACAGATGTTCATAGCGACCTGATTGGTGACACCAGCCTGGAGTTCACCAGTGAAATAGCACAGGATATTGACGTGCTGTTCCTTTGCCTGGGACACGGAGAGTCCACAAAATTTCTTCGGGAAACCTCCATCAACCCATCCATAAAGATCATTGACCTGGCCAATGATTTCCGTCTGAGAAAAGATCGTAAGCAACCGGAACTGAACCGGGAATTTGTATACGGTTTGCCGGAACTGAACCGCGAGGCCATAAAAACGGCTTCAAACATTGCCAACCCGGGATGTTTTGCCACCACCATTCAGCTCGGATTGCTGCCCCTGGCCAATACCGGCGTCCTGAAAGAGATCTATACCACAGGCATTACAGGATCTACAGGCGCAGGGCAAAAGCTGGCCGCCACCTCTCATTTCAGTTGGAGAGCCAATAATATACAGGCCTACAAAACCCTTACCCATCAGCATCTGGGAGAGATCGGCGAATCACTGGATCAGCTGCAACCCGGAACAGAAATTGAATTAAGCTTTGTTCCCTGGAGGGGAGATTTTACACGCGGTATTTTTATAAGTTCTACCGTAACCACTGATCTTTCACTGGATGAGCTTTACGTCATTTTTGAAGACTTTTATAAGGAGCATCCCTTTACCACCGTTAGCCGCGCGCCTATTTTCCTGAAACAGGTAGTGAACACGAATAAAGCAGTGATCCAGTTAGAAAAAGTAGGAACCAAACTGGTAATTCATTCTGCAGCAGACAATTTATTAAAAGGCGCCAGCGGGCAGGCCGTGCAAAATATGAACCTGCTGTTTGGCCTGGACGAAAGAACGGGGCTTAACCTGAAGCCGGCCGCATTTTAA
- the dacB gene encoding D-alanyl-D-alanine carboxypeptidase/D-alanyl-D-alanine endopeptidase translates to MRRLFCSLALLGCFLAQGQVSTRLSTAMEAFNADAQLSHALVSLYVINAKTGAVVFDQNSSMGMATASTEKIITAATAFDILGKDFKYETRFGIVNTPRGKSLYIDPSGDPTLASWRWDDTKAPVFLSKLKAAIQQTGVKELHSVIIYTGLWGDETIPDGWIWEDLGNYYGAGAQALNWRENQFDLILRSGAEGSPVSIVKTDPYLYDYAITSKATAGSKTSDDNTNLYYPSMGNKKGILTGTIPAEKKGFVISGSIYDPANQFVKTVISNLKGTVSFASDKITVTAKEEKNVNWFFTNASPDLSKIIYWFLRKSVNLYGEALLKTVGLKQKGQATTDNGIDAEKEYWKDKGVDPEELHLYDGSGLSPQNRITTKAQVTILKYAQQQPWFADYYEAFPVYNDMKMKSGTINRVKGFSGYQQSKDGDQYIFSMLVNNYSGSQYALIRKMYKVLDELK, encoded by the coding sequence ATGAGAAGGTTGTTTTGTTCCCTGGCGCTATTGGGCTGCTTTTTAGCACAGGGCCAGGTAAGCACAAGGCTGAGCACGGCAATGGAAGCATTTAATGCAGATGCACAGTTAAGCCATGCGCTGGTTTCCCTGTACGTGATCAATGCAAAGACCGGAGCAGTGGTTTTTGATCAGAACAGCAGTATGGGCATGGCTACTGCATCTACAGAAAAGATCATTACAGCAGCTACTGCGTTTGACATCCTGGGAAAAGATTTTAAATATGAAACCCGGTTCGGGATCGTAAATACACCCAGGGGTAAAAGCCTGTATATTGATCCATCCGGGGATCCTACGTTAGCCAGCTGGCGCTGGGACGACACGAAAGCACCTGTTTTCCTTTCCAAACTAAAAGCTGCCATACAGCAAACAGGTGTAAAAGAGCTGCACTCTGTGATTATCTATACCGGGCTCTGGGGCGATGAAACCATCCCGGATGGGTGGATCTGGGAGGACCTGGGGAATTATTACGGTGCGGGCGCGCAGGCCCTGAACTGGCGCGAGAACCAGTTTGACCTGATATTGAGATCCGGTGCGGAAGGCAGCCCGGTTTCGATTGTAAAAACAGACCCCTATTTATATGATTATGCCATCACTTCCAAAGCTACGGCAGGAAGTAAGACCTCTGATGATAACACCAATCTGTATTATCCTTCTATGGGCAATAAAAAAGGAATACTGACCGGAACCATCCCGGCAGAAAAAAAAGGATTTGTTATTTCAGGATCTATTTATGACCCGGCTAATCAGTTTGTGAAAACGGTCATCAGCAACCTGAAAGGAACCGTAAGCTTTGCAAGCGACAAGATAACGGTTACAGCTAAAGAAGAAAAAAATGTAAACTGGTTTTTTACAAATGCATCTCCCGATCTTTCTAAGATTATCTATTGGTTTTTGCGGAAAAGTGTGAACCTTTACGGGGAAGCATTATTAAAAACGGTTGGTCTTAAGCAAAAAGGACAGGCAACAACCGATAACGGCATCGATGCGGAAAAAGAGTACTGGAAAGATAAAGGAGTAGACCCGGAAGAGCTGCACTTATACGATGGCTCGGGTCTTTCGCCACAAAACAGGATCACCACAAAGGCACAGGTCACTATTTTAAAATACGCACAGCAGCAGCCCTGGTTTGCAGACTATTATGAAGCGTTCCCGGTGTACAATGATATGAAGATGAAGAGCGGAACGATCAACCGCGTAAAAGGGTTCTCTGGTTATCAGCAATCGAAAGATGGCGATCAGTATATTTTTTCGATGCTGGTCAATAATTACAGTGGTAGCCAGTATGCACTTATCCGGAAAATGTATAAAGTACTGGATGAGCTGAAGTGA